One stretch of Raphanus sativus cultivar WK10039 unplaced genomic scaffold, ASM80110v3 Scaffold0593, whole genome shotgun sequence DNA includes these proteins:
- the LOC130502537 gene encoding protein COLD-REGULATED 15B, chloroplastic-like — MAMSFSGAVLSGICSSFPSGAAKQSGVGAVGFGRKTELVVVSQRKKSLIYAGDGNILDDVNEATKGASDYVTEKTKEALKDGEKAKDYVVEKNVEAKDTAVDGAQKALDYVKAKGNEAAEFVEGKAGEAKDATKA, encoded by the exons aTGGCGATGTCATTCTCCGGAGCTGTTCTCAGTGGGATTTGTTCTTCTTTCCCCAGCGGAGCAGCCAAGCAGAGCGGCGTTGGCGCCGTcggttttggccggaaaactGAGCTCGTCGTCGTCTCTCAGCGCAAGAAGTCGTTGATCTACGCAGGTGACGGTAACATTCTCGATGACGTCAACGAGGCCAC AAAGGGAGCTTCGGATTACGTGACGGAGAAGACAAAGGAAGCGTTAAAAGATGGAGAGAAAGCAAAAGACTACGTTGTTGAGAAGAACGTTGAAGCCAAAGACACTGCAGTGGATGGAGCTCAGAAAGCTTTGGATTATGTGAAGGCAAAAGGAAATGAAGCAGCTGAGTTTGTAGAGGGTAAAGCAGGAGAGGCTAAGGACGCCACAAAGGCATGA